A single window of Gossypium hirsutum isolate 1008001.06 chromosome A10, Gossypium_hirsutum_v2.1, whole genome shotgun sequence DNA harbors:
- the LOC121208562 gene encoding WUSCHEL-related homeobox 9 isoform X2: MASSNRHWPSMFKSKPCNTNHQWQHDINSSLVSSSCHRSSFTSGCEERTPEPKPRWNPKPEQIRILEAIFNSGMVNPPRDEIRKIRAQLQEYGQVGEANVFYWFQNRKSRSKPKVRNQLQNTKQQTASSSSSSSSEGAINKSTLSLSSSAQAIDVSNSPNGSVNQTYFHHQQQPKNELLNEPFFFPVQQQATGFTQGFGFSDGIQVPEQQPVGPCTSLLLSEILNHGASRKEHEEKMMMQLQLSYTMAAPTKITVPSHNHHIHGESGAVEPGGVARSSTVFIDDVAFEVAVGPFNVREAFGDDAILINSAGQPVLTNEWGITLQSLQHGGFYYLLRSSTPFSV; encoded by the exons atggCTTCATCAAACAGGCACTGGCCTAGTATGTTCAAATCCAAACCTTGCAATACAAACCATCAATGGCAACATGATATCAACTCTTCTCTTGTGTCAAGTTCTTGCCATAGATCCTCTTTCACCTCAG GTTGTGAAGAACGTACACCTGAGCCTAAACCAAGATGGAATCCAAAACCTGAACAGATTCGTATACTGGAAGCTATTTTCAACTCCGGGATGGTTAATCCACCGAGGGATGAGATAAGGAAGATTagagctcagttacaagagtatGGTCAAGTAGGTGAAGCCAATGTGTTTTACTGGTTCCAAAACAGGAAATCAAGAAGCAAACCCAAGGTTCGTAACCAGCTGCAAAACACTAAGCAACAAACAGCATCATCCTCTTCATCATCCTCATCCGAAGGAGCTATTAACAAGAGCACcctctctttgagttcttcagcTCAAGCCATCGATGTTTCTAACTCTCCAAATGGATCGGTGAACCAGACCTACTTTCACCATCAGCAGCAACCTAAAAACGAGTTGTTGAACGAACCCTTTTTCTTTCCCGTGCAACAACAGGCTACTGGATTCACGCAAGGGTTCGGGTTTTCCGACGGGATTCAAGTTCCAGAACAACAACCGGTTGGACCCTGTACGAGTCTATTGTTGAGTGAGATATTGAACCATGGTGCTTCGAGGAAAGAACATGaagaaaagatgatgatgcagctGCAACTTAGTTACACTATGGCTGCTCCTACTAAAATTACTGTTCCATCTCACAATCACCACATTCATG GTGAATCGGGTGCAGTGGAACCAGGAGGTGTAGCCAGATCATCGACGGTGTTCATCGATGATGTAGCCTTTGAGGTGGCGGTGGGACCCTTCAATGTGCGAGAAGCTTTTGGAGATGATGCAATATTGATTAACTCTGCTGGTCAACCTGTTCTCACCAACGAGTGGGGGATAACTCTTCAATCCCTTCAACATGGTGGATTTTACTACCTGCTTCGTTCATCAACCCCCTTTTCCGTATAA
- the LOC121208562 gene encoding WUSCHEL-related homeobox 9 isoform X1 — protein MASSNRHWPSMFKSKPCNTNHQWQHDINSSLVSSSCHRSSFTSVAGCEERTPEPKPRWNPKPEQIRILEAIFNSGMVNPPRDEIRKIRAQLQEYGQVGEANVFYWFQNRKSRSKPKVRNQLQNTKQQTASSSSSSSSEGAINKSTLSLSSSAQAIDVSNSPNGSVNQTYFHHQQQPKNELLNEPFFFPVQQQATGFTQGFGFSDGIQVPEQQPVGPCTSLLLSEILNHGASRKEHEEKMMMQLQLSYTMAAPTKITVPSHNHHIHGESGAVEPGGVARSSTVFIDDVAFEVAVGPFNVREAFGDDAILINSAGQPVLTNEWGITLQSLQHGGFYYLLRSSTPFSV, from the exons atggCTTCATCAAACAGGCACTGGCCTAGTATGTTCAAATCCAAACCTTGCAATACAAACCATCAATGGCAACATGATATCAACTCTTCTCTTGTGTCAAGTTCTTGCCATAGATCCTCTTTCACCTCAG TTGCAGGTTGTGAAGAACGTACACCTGAGCCTAAACCAAGATGGAATCCAAAACCTGAACAGATTCGTATACTGGAAGCTATTTTCAACTCCGGGATGGTTAATCCACCGAGGGATGAGATAAGGAAGATTagagctcagttacaagagtatGGTCAAGTAGGTGAAGCCAATGTGTTTTACTGGTTCCAAAACAGGAAATCAAGAAGCAAACCCAAGGTTCGTAACCAGCTGCAAAACACTAAGCAACAAACAGCATCATCCTCTTCATCATCCTCATCCGAAGGAGCTATTAACAAGAGCACcctctctttgagttcttcagcTCAAGCCATCGATGTTTCTAACTCTCCAAATGGATCGGTGAACCAGACCTACTTTCACCATCAGCAGCAACCTAAAAACGAGTTGTTGAACGAACCCTTTTTCTTTCCCGTGCAACAACAGGCTACTGGATTCACGCAAGGGTTCGGGTTTTCCGACGGGATTCAAGTTCCAGAACAACAACCGGTTGGACCCTGTACGAGTCTATTGTTGAGTGAGATATTGAACCATGGTGCTTCGAGGAAAGAACATGaagaaaagatgatgatgcagctGCAACTTAGTTACACTATGGCTGCTCCTACTAAAATTACTGTTCCATCTCACAATCACCACATTCATG GTGAATCGGGTGCAGTGGAACCAGGAGGTGTAGCCAGATCATCGACGGTGTTCATCGATGATGTAGCCTTTGAGGTGGCGGTGGGACCCTTCAATGTGCGAGAAGCTTTTGGAGATGATGCAATATTGATTAACTCTGCTGGTCAACCTGTTCTCACCAACGAGTGGGGGATAACTCTTCAATCCCTTCAACATGGTGGATTTTACTACCTGCTTCGTTCATCAACCCCCTTTTCCGTATAA